Proteins encoded within one genomic window of Prauserella marina:
- a CDS encoding sensor histidine kinase: MRAHPMAGDILIAVLVLLVDVAFFLIVSNAPNGDISPWYVTLPIDVATVAPLIVRRKYPLPAAYAVLIMGALHAALELGTAAAVASCIFVYSVVVYVSRRAGVVYLVLMLAATITQLQIQVREQWVTDSVVAGLLLILCWGFGEFVSARRAYQAEVEARLHLLETEQDHATKIAVAEERARIARELHDVVAHAVSVIVVHADGASYAIGSNPELARTAVRTISETGRGALAELRRLLDVLRDDRPDERPRVPQPTAGDLTDLAERMRTAGLPVELDVDADFAELPAGVSLGVYRIVQESLTNTLKHAGNGARAKVSVHVAGERIAVDISDDGAGKARPVVPGSRTFPGGNGVIGMRERASVYGGTLRIGPTPGGGWKVSARLPVRLDQ; this comes from the coding sequence ATGCGGGCGCACCCGATGGCAGGCGACATCCTCATCGCGGTGCTCGTCCTGCTCGTCGACGTCGCGTTCTTCCTCATTGTCAGCAACGCGCCGAACGGCGACATTTCACCGTGGTACGTCACATTGCCGATCGATGTTGCCACCGTGGCGCCGTTGATCGTGCGGCGCAAGTACCCGCTGCCCGCCGCCTACGCCGTGCTGATCATGGGCGCCCTGCACGCCGCGCTCGAACTCGGGACGGCCGCCGCCGTGGCGAGCTGCATCTTCGTTTACAGCGTCGTCGTGTACGTGAGCCGTCGCGCCGGTGTCGTCTATCTGGTGTTGATGCTCGCCGCGACGATCACGCAGCTCCAGATTCAGGTGCGCGAGCAGTGGGTCACCGACTCGGTCGTCGCGGGGCTGCTGCTGATCCTGTGCTGGGGGTTCGGCGAGTTCGTCAGCGCCCGCAGGGCCTATCAGGCCGAGGTCGAGGCCAGGTTGCACCTGCTGGAGACAGAGCAGGACCACGCGACGAAGATCGCGGTCGCCGAGGAGAGGGCACGGATCGCGAGGGAACTGCACGACGTGGTCGCGCACGCGGTGAGCGTCATCGTCGTGCACGCCGACGGTGCTTCCTACGCCATCGGCTCCAACCCGGAACTTGCCCGCACGGCCGTGCGCACCATTTCCGAAACGGGGAGGGGAGCGCTCGCCGAACTGCGCAGGCTGCTGGATGTGCTGCGAGACGACAGACCGGACGAGCGGCCGAGAGTTCCGCAACCGACGGCGGGGGACCTCACCGACCTCGCGGAACGGATGCGTACCGCGGGGCTTCCCGTCGAACTCGACGTCGACGCCGACTTCGCCGAGCTGCCCGCTGGGGTGTCCCTGGGCGTGTACCGCATCGTGCAGGAATCGCTGACCAACACGCTCAAGCACGCCGGAAACGGCGCGAGAGCGAAGGTCAGCGTGCACGTGGCAGGCGAGCGGATCGCCGTCGACATCAGCGACGACGGGGCCGGCAAGGCACGCCCCGTCGTCCCCGGCTCCCGGACATTCCCCGGTGGCAACGGTGTCATCGGCATGCGCGAGCGCGCCAGCGTCTACGGCGGCACCCTGCGAATCGGGCCGACGCCGGGCGGTGGCTGGAAGGTGAGCGCGAGGCTCCCGGTTAGGTTGGATCAGTGA